One Flavobacterium sp. 90 DNA segment encodes these proteins:
- a CDS encoding type 1 glutamine amidotransferase domain-containing protein codes for MKKIALLTIIAFAAFSTSATAQKSTKKGMKKVLFVVTSNDKLGNTGEKTGFWSEELAAPYYELLDQGIEITIATPLGGQPPIDPKSNDPASATEDTKRFDADKVLQEKLKNTHKLSTINQKDYDAVFYPGGHGPLWDLVEDKNSIALIESFYTHKKPVAFVCHAPAVLKNVKVNDEFLVKGKKVTGFTNEEEEAVGLTKVVPFLLEDALIHNGGNFSKGPNWQPYAVEDGLLITGQNPASSKLVAGKLLEKLK; via the coding sequence ATGAAGAAAATAGCATTACTTACGATTATAGCATTCGCAGCTTTCAGCACATCAGCTACAGCACAAAAATCAACTAAAAAAGGTATGAAAAAAGTATTATTTGTTGTAACCAGTAACGATAAACTGGGCAATACAGGAGAGAAAACAGGATTTTGGTCAGAAGAATTAGCTGCACCATATTATGAATTATTAGATCAAGGAATCGAAATTACGATTGCAACGCCACTTGGAGGTCAGCCACCAATTGATCCAAAAAGTAATGATCCGGCATCAGCAACTGAAGACACAAAACGTTTTGATGCTGATAAAGTATTACAGGAAAAATTAAAAAACACACACAAACTTTCGACTATTAATCAAAAAGATTATGATGCCGTTTTTTATCCAGGAGGTCACGGACCGCTTTGGGATCTTGTTGAAGATAAAAACTCAATTGCTTTGATCGAATCTTTTTATACACACAAAAAACCGGTAGCTTTTGTTTGTCACGCTCCAGCGGTTTTAAAAAATGTAAAAGTTAACGATGAATTTTTAGTGAAAGGTAAAAAAGTAACCGGATTTACAAACGAAGAAGAAGAAGCTGTAGGATTAACTAAAGTTGTTCCGTTTTTATTGGAAGACGCTTTAATTCATAATGGAGGTAATTTTTCGAAAGGTCCAAACTGGCAACCATACGCTGTTGAAGACGGACTTTTAATTACAGGTCAAAACCCAGCTTCATCTAAATTGGTAGCAGGTAAATTATTGGAAAAATTGAAGTAA
- a CDS encoding NAD(P)H-dependent glycerol-3-phosphate dehydrogenase, with protein sequence MSENLKFAVIGGGSWATAIAKMLCVNLSEIAWYMRNDAAIEHIQKYKHNPNYLSSVEFDTNKLKLTNNINEAIEYADYVIFAIPSAFLDAELKNMTVSLSDKIIFSAIKGIVPETSLIVGEHFHIQYDIPYYNIGVITGPCHAEEVALERLSYLTIACGDPDKARIVAKSLSGNYIKAKISDDIIGTEYAAMLKNIYAIAAGIAHGLGYGDNFQSVMMSNGIREMKKFIRKVHKMKRNINDSAYLGDLLVTGYSVFSRNRMFGNMIGKGYTVKSAMMEMSMVAEGYYATKSAYKLNQGYGAKTPIIDAVYAVLYEGKDAKSVFKKLTESLD encoded by the coding sequence ATGAGTGAAAATTTAAAATTTGCAGTAATTGGAGGAGGAAGCTGGGCAACGGCAATTGCAAAAATGTTATGCGTTAATCTCTCAGAAATTGCGTGGTACATGCGTAACGATGCTGCAATCGAGCACATTCAGAAATACAAGCACAATCCAAACTATTTAAGTTCAGTTGAATTTGATACCAATAAACTTAAATTAACCAATAATATAAACGAAGCGATCGAATATGCCGATTATGTGATCTTTGCTATTCCATCTGCTTTTCTTGATGCCGAATTAAAGAATATGACTGTTTCATTGTCAGACAAAATTATATTCTCGGCCATTAAAGGAATTGTACCTGAAACAAGTTTAATTGTTGGAGAACATTTTCACATTCAATACGATATTCCATATTACAATATTGGAGTTATTACAGGTCCATGTCACGCTGAAGAAGTGGCTTTAGAAAGACTTTCTTATCTAACAATTGCTTGTGGCGATCCTGATAAAGCGCGAATTGTTGCTAAATCACTTTCCGGAAACTATATCAAAGCCAAAATCTCTGATGATATTATTGGTACCGAATATGCTGCAATGCTTAAAAACATTTACGCAATCGCTGCCGGAATCGCACACGGTTTAGGTTATGGAGACAACTTTCAATCGGTTATGATGAGTAACGGAATCCGTGAGATGAAAAAATTCATTAGAAAGGTTCATAAAATGAAACGTAACATCAATGATTCTGCTTATTTGGGCGATTTATTGGTTACAGGATATTCCGTATTCTCAAGAAACAGAATGTTCGGAAACATGATTGGAAAAGGCTATACGGTAAAAAGTGCCATGATGGAAATGAGTATGGTTGCCGAAGGTTATTACGCAACAAAAAGTGCCTATAAACTAAATCAAGGTTACGGCGCAAAAACTCCTATTATAGATGCCGTTTACGCAGTTTTGTACGAAGGAAAAGATGCTAAATCTGTGTTTAAGAAACTGACTGAGTCTTTGGATTAA
- a CDS encoding iron-containing alcohol dehydrogenase — protein sequence MLNFELYNPTNLIFGKGQIEKLSTLVPKDAKILLAYGGGSIFKNGVHEQVINNLKGFDIVEFGGIEPNPHFETLMKAVEVIKAEKIDFILAVGGGSVIDGVKFISAAVNFDGNPIDILQKRMLIKENAVPFGTVLTLPATGSEMNSGSVVTIKATQEKLAFGGSALFPKFSICDPTVIASLPKRQLQNGVVDAYTHVMEQYLTYPHEGYLQDRIAEGILQTLIEVGPSVVENPTDYALASNFMWSCTMALNGLIQKGVPSDWATHMIGHELTALYGIDHARTLAIIGPSLYKVMFETKKGKLAQYGRRIFGLQGSEDEVAKEAINKTVEFFHTMGMDTKLSQYTDDYSKTADFIVSRFDERGWKGLGENQLVTLDKVKSIVEMSY from the coding sequence ATGTTAAACTTTGAATTATATAATCCGACGAATTTAATCTTCGGAAAAGGACAAATTGAAAAACTTTCTACTTTAGTACCAAAAGATGCTAAAATTTTATTGGCTTACGGTGGTGGAAGTATTTTTAAAAATGGTGTACACGAGCAAGTAATCAACAACTTAAAAGGTTTTGATATTGTAGAATTTGGTGGAATTGAACCAAATCCGCATTTTGAAACATTGATGAAAGCAGTTGAAGTTATTAAAGCCGAGAAAATTGATTTTATTCTTGCTGTTGGTGGTGGATCTGTAATTGATGGTGTGAAATTTATTTCGGCAGCAGTAAACTTTGACGGAAATCCGATTGATATTTTACAAAAACGTATGCTGATCAAAGAAAATGCGGTGCCTTTTGGAACTGTTTTAACTTTGCCTGCAACAGGAAGCGAAATGAATTCGGGTTCTGTAGTTACGATTAAAGCTACTCAGGAAAAACTTGCTTTTGGCGGAAGCGCATTATTCCCAAAATTCTCTATTTGTGACCCAACTGTAATTGCTTCTTTACCAAAAAGACAATTGCAAAACGGTGTTGTAGACGCTTATACTCACGTAATGGAGCAATATTTAACGTATCCGCACGAAGGTTATTTACAAGATAGAATTGCCGAAGGTATTTTGCAGACTTTAATCGAAGTTGGTCCAAGCGTTGTTGAAAACCCAACAGATTATGCTTTGGCTTCAAATTTTATGTGGAGCTGTACAATGGCTTTAAACGGATTGATTCAAAAAGGTGTTCCTTCAGATTGGGCAACGCACATGATTGGTCATGAATTAACTGCTTTATACGGAATCGATCATGCCAGAACTTTGGCTATTATCGGACCAAGTTTGTATAAAGTGATGTTTGAAACTAAAAAAGGAAAACTGGCACAATACGGAAGAAGAATTTTTGGTTTACAAGGTTCTGAAGATGAAGTTGCTAAAGAAGCGATTAACAAAACGGTAGAATTTTTCCATACAATGGGAATGGATACTAAGCTTTCGCAATACACAGATGATTATTCTAAAACTGCGGATTTCATCGTAAGTCGTTTTGACGAAAGAGGCTGGAAAGGTCTTGGCGAAAACCAATTAGTAACTTTAGACAAAGTAAAATCAATTGTTGAAATGAGCTATTAA